DNA from Thermococcus sp. CX2:
AGCAGTTGTTTCATAGTGAGCTATTGGGTTGTATTTGTTGAAGTACTGGTTCGGAATGTAAGCATAGGGGGTCTCTTCAACTTTTTCTTCGAGAATGGCCTTTAGTTCATCAAGCCTCTCCTCATCAACGAGCTTTTGCACATAGTCAACTATCTCTTTGAGCTCCTCCCTACTCACTGGCCTCTTCTTTTTCCAGATGAGATTCCTCACAGCCTCAGCCACTTTGTAGTATGAGTTGGGATCGCTTGGAGCAACAGCTGTGGGAGTTCTAATCACAAAAGCGCCTAGGGCTTCAAGGAGAAGCTCCTTCTCCAAGCTCATTTTCGTAGGCATTGTGAACACTGTTTTGTATCCTTCAACTGCAGCTACTAAAGCTAAGCCAACTCCCGTGTTGCCTGAGGTAGGCTCAACTATAACTGCACCTTCAGCTATTTTCCCTTCTTTTTTGGCACCTTCAATCATGTACTTGCCTATTCTGTCCTTTATGCTTCCTCCAGGGTTGAAAAACTCTATTTTGGCGTAGAGCTCATTTTCAATGCTGAAATACCTCTCTATCTTTTTAAGCCTCACTAACGGCGTCTTTCCAATGGCTTTTACTATGTCCTCGTAAATACCCAATTCTGTGTAATTCTCTACCATTTAGCCCTCACCTACTCAAAGATGAATAAAAATGCATATATATATCTTTCGGTTGTGGCAAAACTGCTTTTTGAAAAATCGAGAATAATTCGACTTTGTTTTAACAAAAGGTTTAGAATAAAAGATTTTTGACATTTTGTTGCTGTTACACACCTTTGTCCACTTTTGTGGCAACAATTAACCTCACGATGTCGAAGAAGAGATTTTCGACCTTTTCTATCTTAAAGCCAGCCTTTTCAATATTCTTTTGCGTCTCTCTCACCATCGAAGTGCCCACCAGGGCTTTCATTATCGGATCCATCAAGTAGAGTGGAATGTTCAAAAGCTTTGACTCGCTTTTCATATGTTCTAGAAATATCGCCTTCCCTCCAGGTTTTAAGACTCTATACGCTTCTTTCAGCCCTTTGACGGGGTCTGGAACTGTACAGAACACGAAAGTGCTCACAACCGTGTCAAAAGTGTTGTCTTCAAACTCTAAATTTTGGGCGTCCATCAGGAGGAGCTTGACATTTTCTAAACCGAGCTCTTTTCTCCTTCTCTCCGCTTTTTCGAGCATTCCTCTGCTGAAGTCTATGCCAATTACTTCAACATCCTTGGGGTAATATGGAAGATTCTTCCCAGTTCCAACTCCTATCTCGAGGACTTTCCCTTCAGCCATGCTCAGGGCTTTCTCTCTGTACTTTGAGAAAGCCCTCGCTTCCATTGGGCTCTCGAAGAGGTCGTAAATTTTTGAAAATCTATCATATTTTTTGGCAGTCCTCTCCATTTTCATCATATTGTAGTCGTGAAAACTTTTGATTTGGTTTATTCTTACAATTCAGCAAATTCTCTCAAAATCATTTCTCACATTGCAAATAATAAGCCTATTAGCCTTTCCCTCATAGTGTACTATGAAAACAACAGAAAGGTGATGCAAAATGGAGTGGAAGTCCGTGTTGATCGGATTCATAATTGGAGCTCTCATCGCAGTCCCGTACGGTCTAGCGCATTCAGGGCCGTTCAGCTGGGATGAAGACAGGAGCTTCTGGGGAGGCTTTGGTCCAATGATGGGCGTTGCTCATGGGCCGGGCATGATGGACGAAGACATGTATGCGGAAATGGAGCAGTACATGGAGAGCGGAGACTTCGCTGAGATGCACGAGGAAATGGAGGAGGAAATGGAGCCAATAATGGAGAAGTACATGGGAAGCTGGTGGGAGGAAAGGCACGAGTACTGCGAAAGAGTGATGGGTATTGAAGAAGAGAGCGATGGGTATTGAAGAAGAGGAAGAGAATGAATTCCTTAATCTTTTTTATGCTTTTTAAGGGGCTGATATTATGAGGAGGTCCCTATTTTTTGGAGTTTTGTTTCTGCTATTTCTATCCTACTATTTTTCTTTAACTCCCAAGGAGGGAGATGTTTTTACTGGTTATCTGATGGAAGGTAAGGCCTTTGATGTCCAAAAAGCACTGGTTTTAGCGGATACAGACTGTATACCAAATAGTGATTATACAAAGCTTACGTGTACTGCGATAATTGATGCTAAAGGAGAGCTCTTAAAGATACGCTATACTCATCCAATTGAAATCCCGTGTCTCTCCAAAGGAGATGAGGTCAGTATAACAGTGAAAGACGGCTCAACTGTAATGATCGTTCGTTTAGGTAGCCCTTCAATGAAGCACTGAGTAGGTGGTAGCGATGAAGAAAGTTTTTGTTCTGCTCTTGTTCAGTCTGCTGGCTAAAAGTGCTCTCGCTGAGCCCATTACTGAGTTCACAGAGTTTACCGGTTTAACGACACTTTCGGTGATAGCACTTGGAATTCTGAATGCACTGAGGCCCTCCATCTTCTTGATGATAGTATTCCTCTTATCAATGATAGCCTTGATTGATGAAAAGAGGGTTCTCAAAGTGGGGTTTTCCTTTACAGCGGGAGTTCTTCTTGGATACAGCCTCATAGCCTCTGCCTTGATGGATCTTCATGGGAGGTTTTTGTTCCTGAGGTATTTTGTAGTGGCGTTTGGAGTTGTGGTGGGGCTGTATAAAATACTCTCTTCGCTCGGCTACGTAAATATATCTATGAGCAACCCGATGAAAGAGAAGAGCAACAAAATTCTTGAAAAAGCCACATCTCCACTGAGTGCCTTCTTAGTGGGAGGTGCAATGTCATTTCTCTCCCTCTCGTGTGTCCTACCTTCGTATCTCTTGGTGACTTCTCTGCTATCTGATGGGTTCTCCTTTAGTATTCGGGTTGCACTTTTGGGCATATTCATTGGGATATCTGTTCTCCCTCTGGTCCTGGTGACCTTGGGCTTTCACTATGGGACTAAATATGCCAAGCTTGGTGGAGCAGTCAATAAGCTTTCAAGGATGAGCGGCCGGGGGGATCTGGCAATGGGCGTGGTTTTAGTGCTCGTGAGCGTGCTTTACCTCCTGCTCTTTTAGCTTGAGTTTCTCTAT
Protein-coding regions in this window:
- a CDS encoding PLP-dependent cysteine synthase family protein; its protein translation is MVENYTELGIYEDIVKAIGKTPLVRLKKIERYFSIENELYAKIEFFNPGGSIKDRIGKYMIEGAKKEGKIAEGAVIVEPTSGNTGVGLALVAAVEGYKTVFTMPTKMSLEKELLLEALGAFVIRTPTAVAPSDPNSYYKVAEAVRNLIWKKKRPVSREELKEIVDYVQKLVDEERLDELKAILEEKVEETPYAYIPNQYFNKYNPIAHYETTAKEIWEQTKGEIDYLFAGIGTGGTITGIGRYLKERKDVKIIGIDPVGSIYNLVKKGMSLEEAVKKAHPYLVEGIGEDLLPETVDLSLVDDIVVVNDQEAFAMTRFLARKEGILVGGSSGAALYGTIKYLKENGIRGKKVVIIFPDTGRNYLTKIFNDNWLLENGFEIDDEKVLEVLR
- a CDS encoding class I SAM-dependent methyltransferase, translated to MERTAKKYDRFSKIYDLFESPMEARAFSKYREKALSMAEGKVLEIGVGTGKNLPYYPKDVEVIGIDFSRGMLEKAERRRKELGLENVKLLLMDAQNLEFEDNTFDTVVSTFVFCTVPDPVKGLKEAYRVLKPGGKAIFLEHMKSESKLLNIPLYLMDPIMKALVGTSMVRETQKNIEKAGFKIEKVENLFFDIVRLIVATKVDKGV
- a CDS encoding cytochrome C biogenesis protein encodes the protein MKKVFVLLLFSLLAKSALAEPITEFTEFTGLTTLSVIALGILNALRPSIFLMIVFLLSMIALIDEKRVLKVGFSFTAGVLLGYSLIASALMDLHGRFLFLRYFVVAFGVVVGLYKILSSLGYVNISMSNPMKEKSNKILEKATSPLSAFLVGGAMSFLSLSCVLPSYLLVTSLLSDGFSFSIRVALLGIFIGISVLPLVLVTLGFHYGTKYAKLGGAVNKLSRMSGRGDLAMGVVLVLVSVLYLLLF